The Candidatus Manganitrophus noduliformans genome segment AGTGAGAGGACCTTCATACGCCCCTTCCTCTTGTTCACCTTCTTTGCCAAAGCCACGAGTTTCTTGGTCTTCGGAGCATAAATCTCATGCAAGATGTGTTCGATAAGGTCATACGAATCCATAACGTCGTCCATCGTAATTACTCCTTTCGCGTCACCATTTCCATGACTTCCGGAGTTGCCTAACCACTTAATCGCGAGGATAAGATCCTTGAGGTGAGCATACTTCGGTGGGAGCAGATAGATTCTTTGGTGCAAGCTTATAAACCTGCGTTTACCTTTTATTATGTTAAATCGCTTTACCTTAAGGTGGGTGAGTAACTCCTCAATGGCGATCCGAACATTGTTGGACGCCGCATTCGGTACGGAAAAGAACAATGTAAACGACTCATGGAGCGGCGACGAGACAGACTCTGGGCACTTTTCAGGAATGTCTAGTAGTATGAGATGAGGCTCGAAGAACTTGGGTCTGAAGAGGTCATGGTATTCTTGAACCCATTTACCATTCTCATCCTCGTAGCAGTCCAAATTAAGAGAACCAATACCCGTGTTAGCAACAACCTCTTGGCATTGATCATTTGTGCAGATCAGGAGACATGAATACACATACTCAATCCATTCGGGATCCCAGTCCTTCTGAGAGCGGTTTCTCGACCCATAACGTTCTTCTTTGAAGAAAGATGCCTTCTTAATGCGCAGTACGCCCCTTGTGCAAGTCGGACAGATCCAATCTGGTGGCACACCCAGGATGAACGGGAGCTTTAAAACATTTCGATTCATCACAGTCTTTTCTCCGACGCCAGTAAGTTGATATCTAATTTTGGATAGTAACGAATCAGATTCCAAACCGCAACGCTATTGATATAGAACCGCAATTGCCTTGATATTAGTCCGGGTATTGTGGCATTTCTGTGGACTTCAGTTCGGGGATGGGGCTGTGATTACCAACAATCATACGCAACAACTTTTCAGAGAAAAATCGTATATAGTCTTCAATTGGTAACGATTTACCGGTGAATTCTACCATATTAAGAGTTGCTCTTTGTCCGATTGTTTCAGGAAGGATGCTTGATCTTACAGTGACTAAAAATGAATCCACGACGAGTTAAACCGGTTTTAGATACAAGATAGAGTTCCATCAGTTAAAACAAGAAAGTCCGATTCAGAAACACCGCCAGAAATGCCTTGATCCTGGCCGATTTCTTCTCTTCCTGGAACTCCTTTCCCCACTACACTGATCTCACCACCAAACCGAAGGAGTTCGAGTTATGAGGAGGAATCGCTGGGTCATCGTCACGTTCATTTTAACCCTCTTGCTATTCGCAGCAGTTCAGGATACCTCCGCCTGCCCCGGCCGGGTCTTCAATCCCGTCACCGATGTCGACTGGACGGGGATCTTTCCCATCAAGATCGGCGGGGTCACGGTGGCGGGCTTCGGCCAGGAGGATACCGAGACTGTAAACCAGTCCCCGGTCTGTTTTTGTGCCGACCGGCCGCCGCCGTTGAATCTGACCCCCGGTATTCCTGTTTCTTTCTGGGAACCGGTCTACCTAATCGAGGTCACACGGGACCCCTACTGCTTTCCCTCCCTAGGCGGGGTCGATCTTTCATCCACGATCCAGGGTTTCGGAACCAATACCGGCTCACACGGGGCCCGCGATCACCAGGCCTTCTACCAGGCCCACTTCTATGCCTATCCGATCTTCTACCTGATCGGGCTGGTCATGGACTTTGCCTGTCTGCAAACCGGCGGATTTGACCTCGGCTACATCACGGAACTCGATCCCCTCTGGAACTCGCCGGAGTTGGCCGCGCTGCTGACGCCGGAGGTGTTTCTCTTTGCCAACCCGGCCTCGATTGCGGTCTGCGCCGCCGATTGCGCCGCCGCGACGGCGGGATTTTCCCTGGACCCCCTCTTCTGGTGCAGCGGCTGCTGGGGAGGGACCTATCCCTTGAACGGGGCGCTCTCCGCCGGCAATGCCGGTCCTCCCCAGGCCTCCGCGCTGGTTGCTTCCCGGATGCTCTTCAAGCTCCACCGGGAGGGACTTTTGCTCGGAACCGTTGGGAAGGCGGGGCTGTGCAACAGGTATCCGATGCCGGTTATCCGCAAGAGCCAGTACAAGCTGCAGCTGGTCTATCCCAAGGTGGGGAAGGTCTTTCCCATCGGAAGAAGCGATTTTGTCTGGGGGATCGGCGCTTCATTTCCGGTGGCGGGGGAGGATTTTGTTTATCTGGTTTGGAGAAAGAGAGATTGCTGTGTGCTGTGAAAGCGAGTTGCGAGTTTCGAGTTCGGGGTTTGGAGTTAAGAGATTTAACCCGGAGCCCGGAACCAGCCACTCGAAACGGATCCTGATGATGGGCTTCACCGTTGCCATCCTCTTAATGCCGTACCCGGCTCAAGCCGTCGACAGGCTCTACTATTTCTTCTCTTTCTCGATGCCGGAGGAGAGTATCCAGGCGGCCTTTTCCGATGGAGAGAAGATCGGCCTGGTCGCGGTGCTGCGTGGATTGCCGGAAGGATCGCCCAAGGAGTCGCTCCTCAGGCTGAAACAGTTGATCGGGGGGAGGAAGGTGGAGGTCCTTATCGATCCCCTTCTGTTCCGGCTCTACGACATCACCGAGGTTCCTGCGCTCGTCTACGCGGAAGGGGTCAACCCCTCCTGCGAGCACTGTGAACCTGTGCCGAGGTACTGGAAAAGGGTGGGAGATATTCCACTGGTGGCGGGTTTGGAAAATCTGGCCCGCTCTGCGCCATCGGTGGACCGGTACTTAAAGAAGCTTCGCGAGGGATTTTTTACAAAGTGAGGAATGCAATGGTTCGACGCGGATTACCGCAGGCCATGTCCAGATGGATTTTCCTGTTCACCGGTTTGATAGTATGGACGCCCGCGCTCGCCTCTGCTCAGATGACCTTTGAAGAGGCCCTTCAGGAAGGGAGGTCTTTCGGCAGTACGGCGCCGAAGGGGAAGGATGCCGCCAATGCCCTGATCACTGATGGTCAGAGCCGGGGCATCCCCGGCCTGACCCCTGAAGCGCAGTCGGATGCCGAGACGCAGGGGAGCTTTTTCCTCGACAATCCAGATCAGTTGACCCCCCAGGGGGAGAATGCCCTCTCCGCGACCGAGAGCGGCCGGTTTCTCCAGGAATCCTACAATCTCCGCCCCCGAATTACAATTGCCCCGGACGATCCGATCGTGACCTTCTCCGAAGGGGCGGCCAGCGGGGAGTCCTGCATCACCCGGCGGGTCTGCACCAATCCTGTCACCGAGACGATCACGACAACACAGCAGATCGCCTGCACCATCGAATATGCCGAGACGGGAGGGCAGTGCAGCTATCCCCTGCCGCGACCCACAACCGTGCAGGGGAATGGTTCGGGCTCCCTCTGCGTCGATCATCACCTCTATGCGAGGATTCACAGGGCGAGCGCGACGGTCTATCACCTCCAGCTCCTCGACACCGGCCCACGAGGAGATTTACACCGCAACTGCGGAGGATCGGGCTCCGGAGGGGGGATCGGAGATTGGCACACGATTGAAATCCTCACCCTGTCGGCCTCGCCCACCGTGATGCGCCTCGATGTGAGCGCTTCGGGACGGGGATGCCCCAGCGCCTCCGTCACGATCTCCTCGCCGGACCAGTCGGTCCTGGTGGTCACCTGTGGAAGGGGGGGCGCGCAACTCCCCTCGTATACCTACACCTACCGGTTCGATCTCCCCCCGCCGCCGCTCTCCCCTGAGACGGTTCGAGCGGCCTGTAGCTCCTTCATGAACGAGCGGTGCGCTCTGATCAATGAGCAGTGTACGTCGGCCTCCTGCACCCGCTCCTATGTCTGTATCGATCCCGCCCGGCAGATCGACGGCTGCGCTGCCTACCGGAGCCAGCCCTCCTGCACCATTCATGGGGGCAGCTGTCTTCTGAGCAATGCATACGGCCAGTGCTTCAGCCGTCAGGAGAGCTACGCCTGCACCACCCAGACCCATCAGGAGCGGTGCGCCGAGGAGGGGATCGAGACGATCTGTCCGGGAAGCGTGGAAGGGATCCGATGCCTCGATCCGAACGAGTGCGCCGATACGGCTTCCATCCCCAACACCGATCTCCCGCTGGCCGCAAGCAACATCGGGGCGCTGGCCGCTGCGGAAGACGATCATACCGGCGATCCGGTGATCATCTTCACCGGAAGCAGAGAATTCTGCCGGAAGACGATCGCCAGCGGAGTCACGAGGGACTGCTGCGCGTTGGAGACCCTCCTTCTCGGCTGCAACAGCGCCGAAGAGACCCTTCAGGCCCACCGGAATGCGGGCCAGTGCGTGGAGGTCGGGACCTACTGCAGCCGGCGGGTTGATCTGGAGTTCACAACCGTCTGCGTGGAGCGATCGACCGGATTCTGCTGCTTCTCGTCGAAGCTGACCCGGATCATCCAGGAGCAGGGGAGGAGTCAGCTTGGGATCGGCTGGGGGACGCCGCAGGCCCCCGACTGCCGGGGGCTGACGGTGGAGGAGCTTCAGCGGATCGACTTCGAGCGGGTCGATTTCTCGGAATACTACGCCGACATCATGGCCGATCCCCCCGACCCGGATGAGCTGGCTGCTCAGGCCCAAAGCTCGGGAGCGCTGACTCCGAACCCGGAGGGTGTCCCCCCTCCGCCGCTTGGGATCAGCCCGGATCAGGTTCAGCGGGATCTCGAACAATTTTTCGGGACGCGCGCGCCATGAGAAGAACGCTTTGTCTTCGACGAAGGGAGAGGAGATCTTCGGCTTCTATAGGATCTGCCCTTTCACTCGTTTTATTGCTGATCGGGATCCTCCCAGTATGGGCGGGGGAGAATGAGATCACTCGATTGCCATCAAAGGGAAGTCTTTCGCCGGGGTCCTCCCAAGATGGGCTTCTCGGGATGAAAGAGGCCCCCGAAGCGGAACCGGACCCTTGGGACGAGAATCGCTTTTTCGACAAAAACCGGGAGGGGTGGTTCTGGTATCTGGAAATGAAAAAGGAGGAGAAACGGGTGCGAAAGAGGGAAGCGCCTTCCAGACAGCTTCCCCCTACCCTGAACGAGATGCGGAAGCAGGCGGAGAAACTGCTGTCACGCGCGGTCGAAGAGCCCACAGAAGCGCATCTCTTGGCCTATATACAGTACCAGCGTCTGGTCATGCAGAGGGCCGAAGCGTTTGCCCATACCTGGCAGCGGGTGCTGTGGGAGCATCCGGATCTCGATCCGACGGTGGAAAATCCGGTCGTCACGGCGGGACTCTCCGTCGCCCGGGCCGAGAAGGCGAAGAAAAGGGATGCGAAACTTCTGAACCTCGCCCGCTCCTCCGGTATTTTTTATTTCTTCGCCGGAGACTGTCCGCTGTGTGAGATCCAGTCCCCCCTCCTGGCCGG includes the following:
- a CDS encoding DUF4145 domain-containing protein, producing MNRNVLKLPFILGVPPDWICPTCTRGVLRIKKASFFKEERYGSRNRSQKDWDPEWIEYVYSCLLICTNDQCQEVVANTGIGSLNLDCYEDENGKWVQEYHDLFRPKFFEPHLILLDIPEKCPESVSSPLHESFTLFFSVPNAASNNVRIAIEELLTHLKVKRFNIIKGKRRFISLHQRIYLLPPKYAHLKDLILAIKWLGNSGSHGNGDAKGVITMDDVMDSYDLIEHILHEIYAPKTKKLVALAKKVNKRKGRMKVLSLPF
- a CDS encoding TraU family protein; translation: MRRNRWVIVTFILTLLLFAAVQDTSACPGRVFNPVTDVDWTGIFPIKIGGVTVAGFGQEDTETVNQSPVCFCADRPPPLNLTPGIPVSFWEPVYLIEVTRDPYCFPSLGGVDLSSTIQGFGTNTGSHGARDHQAFYQAHFYAYPIFYLIGLVMDFACLQTGGFDLGYITELDPLWNSPELAALLTPEVFLFANPASIAVCAADCAAATAGFSLDPLFWCSGCWGGTYPLNGALSAGNAGPPQASALVASRMLFKLHREGLLLGTVGKAGLCNRYPMPVIRKSQYKLQLVYPKVGKVFPIGRSDFVWGIGASFPVAGEDFVYLVWRKRDCCVL
- the trbC gene encoding type-F conjugative transfer system pilin assembly protein TrbC, producing MMGFTVAILLMPYPAQAVDRLYYFFSFSMPEESIQAAFSDGEKIGLVAVLRGLPEGSPKESLLRLKQLIGGRKVEVLIDPLLFRLYDITEVPALVYAEGVNPSCEHCEPVPRYWKRVGDIPLVAGLENLARSAPSVDRYLKKLREGFFTK
- the traN gene encoding conjugal transfer protein TraN; translated protein: MSRWIFLFTGLIVWTPALASAQMTFEEALQEGRSFGSTAPKGKDAANALITDGQSRGIPGLTPEAQSDAETQGSFFLDNPDQLTPQGENALSATESGRFLQESYNLRPRITIAPDDPIVTFSEGAASGESCITRRVCTNPVTETITTTQQIACTIEYAETGGQCSYPLPRPTTVQGNGSGSLCVDHHLYARIHRASATVYHLQLLDTGPRGDLHRNCGGSGSGGGIGDWHTIEILTLSASPTVMRLDVSASGRGCPSASVTISSPDQSVLVVTCGRGGAQLPSYTYTYRFDLPPPPLSPETVRAACSSFMNERCALINEQCTSASCTRSYVCIDPARQIDGCAAYRSQPSCTIHGGSCLLSNAYGQCFSRQESYACTTQTHQERCAEEGIETICPGSVEGIRCLDPNECADTASIPNTDLPLAASNIGALAAAEDDHTGDPVIIFTGSREFCRKTIASGVTRDCCALETLLLGCNSAEETLQAHRNAGQCVEVGTYCSRRVDLEFTTVCVERSTGFCCFSSKLTRIIQEQGRSQLGIGWGTPQAPDCRGLTVEELQRIDFERVDFSEYYADIMADPPDPDELAAQAQSSGALTPNPEGVPPPPLGISPDQVQRDLEQFFGTRAP
- a CDS encoding conjugal transfer protein TraF → MKEAPEAEPDPWDENRFFDKNREGWFWYLEMKKEEKRVRKREAPSRQLPPTLNEMRKQAEKLLSRAVEEPTEAHLLAYIQYQRLVMQRAEAFAHTWQRVLWEHPDLDPTVENPVVTAGLSVARAEKAKKRDAKLLNLARSSGIFYFFAGDCPLCEIQSPLLAGFARSYGFSVVPISLDGAEDPLFGSAKVDRGAAERLGVSAAPAIFLVRPQTGEVLRVGTGLLSMEELGERLDRLAGHVEEER